A portion of the Echeneis naucrates chromosome 5, fEcheNa1.1, whole genome shotgun sequence genome contains these proteins:
- the atg7 gene encoding ubiquitin-like modifier-activating enzyme ATG7, translating into MSHDQHHQEVRIYEQSAASKIVMASNTSGTESAAAELKLQFAPFSSALEAGFWHQLTQKKLNDYRLDESPKCIKGYYYNGDPVGLPTRLTLEYSAFDVDGPTPARCCPAVGTLYNTNTLDAFKATDKKALLEKEAKEIWDAIQSGAALKDPSVLCRFILLTFADLKKYHFYYWFCFPALCFLEGIKIVQQPSVLDQALSAKQISALQEAYDGLFKKGTGVVPYFLMKYTDDTVHLAPLGDWDTFFTDNKKVTVGVYDPCTLSQHPGWPLRNLLVLLANRWGSKLDTVEVLCFRDRTLQGSRSIQHSVIFQVKLPNLSDSSVCPKSVGWEKNSKGAMGPRMVNLSECMDPKRLAESSVDLNLKLMRWRLVPSLDLDKVVNTKCLLLGAGTLGCNVARTLMGWGVRHITFVDNAKISYSNPVRQPLYEFEDCLGGGKSKATAAVDRLTKIFPGVISEGYNMSIPMPGHPVNFSQATLSQAQRDVEQLEKLISEHDVVFLLMDTRESRWLPTVIAASKRKLVVNAALGFDTFVVMRHGLKKSPISESPSGGAESSASCSSASSSSSTPAGSAPSIPGSSLFSNIPGHKLGCYFCNDVVAPGDSTRDRTLDQQCTVSRPGLAMIAGALAVEMMVSILQHCEGGYAVASSSDDRMNEPPTSLGLVPHQIRGFLSRFDNVLPASLAFDKCTACSPIVLDHYEREGFDFLSKVFNSSHSFLEDLTGLTLLHQETQAAEIWDMSDDESI; encoded by the exons ATGTCACATGACCAACATCACCAGGAAGTAAGGATTTATG AGCAAAGTGCAGCCAGTAAGATTGTGATGGCATCTAATACCAGTGGAACagagtctgctgctgcagagctcaaGCTGCAGTTCGCTCCCTTCAGCAGTGCTCTAGAGGCAGGTTTCTGGCACCAGCTTACTCAGAAGAAGCTCAATGACTACAGGCTGGATGAGAGCCCCAAATGTATCAAAGGATACTATTACAATG GTGACCCAGTTGGTTTGCCCACACGTCTGACTTTGGAGTACAGTGCATTTGATGT GGATGGTCCAACTCCAGCACGTTGCTGTCCAGCTGTTGGAACTCTGTATAACACCAACACACTTGATGCTTTTAAGGCCACTGACAAGAAAGCTCTGCTGGAAAAGGAGGCCAAAGAG atatGGGATGCCATACAGTCTGGGGCTGCGTTGAAGGACCCATCTGTCCTCTGTAGATTCATTCTGCTGACCTTTGCA GATCTGAAGAAGTACCATTTTTATTACTGGTTCTGCTTCCCGGCACTCTGCTTCCTTGAAGGGATAAAGATTGTCCAGCAGCCTTCTGTACTAGACCAGGCTTTGTCAGCAAAACAG ATTTCAGCCTTGCAGGAGGCCTATGATGGACTGTTCAAAAAGGGGACCGGTGTAGTTCCATATTTCCTCATGAAGTACACTGATGACACCGTTCATTTGGCTCCACTTGGGGACTGGGATACATTCTTCACTGATAACAAAAAG GTTACTGTGGGTGTCTATGATCCATGTACTCTGTCTCAACATCCGGGCTGGCCTCTGAGAAATCTACTGGTCCTCTTGGCTAACCGGTG gggATCTAAACTAGACACAGTGGAGGTGCTGTGTTTTAGGGACAGAACTCTCCAGGGAAGCCGCTCCATTCAGCACAGTGTCATCTTCCAGGTCAAGCTACCTAATCTTTCTGACAGCTCGG TGTGTCCGAAGAGCGTGGGCTGGGAGAAGAACTCTAAAGGGGCCATGGGACCCAGGATGGTCAACCTTAGTGAATGTATGGACCCTAAAAG GCTTGCAGAGTCATCAGTGGATCTGAACTTAAAGCTAATGAGATGGAGGCTGGTTCCTTCCCTGGACCTGGACAAGGTGGTCAACACAAAGTGTCTTCTACTGGGAGCCGGGACTCTGGGCTGCAACGTAGCCAGGACTCTAATG GGCTGGGGAGTGAGACACATCACATTTGTGGACAATGCAAAGATCTCATACTCAAATCCAGTTCGGCAGCCGCTCTACGAGTTTGAGGACTGTCTTGGTGGAGGGAAGTCCAAAGCCACGGCGGCTGTTGACCGACTCACCAAAATCTTTCCTGGCGTG atttcagaagGTTACAATATGAGCATCCCAATGCCTGGCCATCCAGTCAATTTCTCTCAGGCCACTCTCTCCCAGGCCCAGAGGGATGTTGAGCAGCTGGAGAAACTAATTTCAGAGCATGATGTGGTCTTCCTACTGATGGATACGAGGGAGAGCCGTTGGCTACCGACAGTGATAGCTGCCAGCAAAAGAAAG CTGGTGGTGAATGCTGCTTTAGGGTTTGACACTTTTGTTGTGATGCGCCACGGCCTGAAGAAATCCCCTATCAGTGAGTCGCCCTCTGGGGGGGCAGAGTCTTCCGCTTCCtgttcctctgcctcctcctcgtcctcaaCACCAGCTGGCTCTGCACCCTCCATCCCAGGATCCTCTTTGTTCTCCAACATCCCAGGACACAAGCTGGGCTGCTACTTTTGCAATGATGTTGTGGCACCTGGAGAT TCTACTAGGGATCGGACTCTGGATCAGCAATGCACAGTCAGCAGGCCAGGTCTTGCCATGATTGCTGGAGCATTGGCTGTTGAGATGATGGTGTCCATTCTGCAGCACTGTGAAGG AGGCTATGCAGTGGCCAGCAGCAGTGATGACCGAATGAACGAACCTCCCACTTCTCTGGGTCTTGTGCCACATCAG ATCCGCGGTTTTCTCTCAAGGTTTGACAATGTCCTTCCTGCCAGCCTGGCCTTTGACAAATGCACTGCCTGCTCACCAATT GTCCTGGATCACTATGAGAGGGAAGGTTTCGACTTCCTGTCCAAGGTTTTTAACTCTTCTCACTCTTTCCTGGAAGACCTGACAGGACTGACGTTGTTGCACCAGGAGACACAGGCGGCGGAG